Proteins encoded within one genomic window of Thermomicrobiales bacterium:
- a CDS encoding transposase, protein MTQPTTSTATGPSTDVCLLPILLLLLSAHRPAFRQERPYQRCVALTLGHLTAFSRHTITQLLISLGLGGVDWSGFYRLFSVPRLNDDQLTTCFLAQTLEDVPATTPYQVGLDGVQIPRSSQRMPGSSWLKAPRTPPWRVGIHRAQRFVHLAWLVPSAIHGYSRAIPLRVEPAFPAKAATARHAPITAPRREWEAGRDAVIWLRTALDAAGRMTQRILAVADSAYGPAALWTQLPHDTTLLTRCAKNRALFRLPAPHTGRGRPRRYGQRAPTPQAWLHRPGHWQQVRLTVRGHERDLTYRVCGPYLLRGAATQPVFLLVVRGVARRRSVRRDPTFWLVSAVPTPTGRWRLPDAPITLLALAWQRWELEVTHRDAKTGFGVGEVQCWSPSAAILAVQWQWWVLGLVLLTGYRRWGLGPAPTAARGGWWRGSRRWSLGSLWQVLRAELWDLADFQPAWTRFTPNWWEMADWIDLHLAAVLGARRG, encoded by the coding sequence ATGACGCAGCCTACCACGTCCACGGCGACCGGACCGTCCACCGACGTCTGCCTACTGCCGATCTTGTTGCTGCTGCTGAGTGCCCATCGGCCAGCCTTCCGCCAGGAGCGGCCCTACCAACGCTGCGTCGCACTGACCCTCGGTCACCTGACGGCCTTCAGCCGCCACACCATCACGCAATTGCTGATCAGCCTGGGGCTGGGTGGCGTCGACTGGAGTGGGTTCTATCGCCTCTTCAGCGTGCCACGCCTCAATGACGACCAACTGACGACCTGCTTCCTGGCCCAGACCCTTGAGGATGTGCCCGCAACTACTCCCTATCAGGTCGGCCTTGATGGCGTCCAGATCCCACGCAGCAGCCAGCGGATGCCGGGCTCAAGCTGGCTCAAAGCGCCGCGCACACCACCGTGGCGTGTCGGCATCCATCGCGCCCAACGCTTTGTCCACCTGGCCTGGCTGGTCCCAAGCGCGATCCATGGCTACAGCCGGGCGATCCCGCTGCGCGTGGAGCCGGCCTTCCCGGCCAAAGCGGCCACCGCGCGACACGCACCAATCACCGCTCCCCGGCGCGAATGGGAAGCCGGCCGGGACGCAGTGATCTGGCTGCGCACGGCGCTGGATGCGGCGGGGCGGATGACCCAACGCATCCTGGCGGTGGCCGACAGCGCGTATGGACCAGCCGCCCTGTGGACACAACTGCCGCACGACACCACCCTCCTCACCCGCTGCGCCAAGAATCGGGCGCTCTTTCGCCTGCCCGCTCCGCACACCGGCCGTGGCCGTCCGCGGCGCTATGGCCAGCGTGCGCCAACACCGCAAGCCTGGCTGCATCGACCTGGCCACTGGCAGCAGGTGCGTCTGACGGTGCGTGGGCACGAGCGCGACCTGACCTATCGGGTGTGTGGACCCTATCTGCTGCGTGGCGCGGCCACCCAGCCGGTCTTCCTGCTGGTCGTGCGCGGCGTCGCCCGCCGCCGGAGTGTGCGCCGCGACCCGACGTTCTGGCTCGTCTCAGCCGTCCCAACCCCGACCGGGCGCTGGAGACTCCCGGACGCACCGATCACCCTGCTGGCGCTGGCCTGGCAACGCTGGGAACTGGAAGTGACCCATCGCGATGCCAAGACCGGCTTCGGCGTTGGTGAGGTGCAGTGCTGGAGTCCGTCGGCGGCCATTCTGGCGGTGCAATGGCAATGGTGGGTGCTCGGGTTGGTGCTCTTGACCGGCTACCGTCGCTGGGGGCTGGGACCGGCACCGACGGCAGCGCGCGGCGGCTGGTGGCGTGGGAGTCGGCGCTGGTCGCTCGGCTCACTCTGGCAGGTGCTGCGCGCCGAACTCTGGGACCTGGCCGATTTTCAGCCAGCGTGGACCCGATTCACGCCAAACTGGTGGGAAATGGCGGACTGGATCGATCTCCATCTGGCCGCCGTCCTCGGAGCGCGACGCGGCTAG